The genome window GGCGAGGAAAAGACGGAAGCGCGAGGAGTCGAGAACGCCGGCCATGCCGACGACCTTATTGGCCGGGAGGCCGGAGAACTTCTGCAGCGCCCAGACCATGGCGTCGAGCGGATTGGTGATGCAGATCACGAAGGCGTTCGGCGCATATTTCTTGATGCCGGCGCCGACCTGCTCCATGACCTTGAGGTTGATGCCGAGAAGATCGTCGCGGCTCATGCCCGGCTTGCGGGCGACGCCGGCGGTGACGATGCAGACGTCGGCGCCTTCGATCGCGGAATAGTCGCTCGCACCGGTCAGATTGACGTCGAAGCCTTCGACCGGCGACGACTGGGAAATGTCGAGACCCTTGCCCTGAGGAATGCCGTCCGCAATATCGAAAAGGACGATGTCGCCCAGTTCCTTCAGGCCGGCGAGGTGCGCCAGCGTGCCACCAATCATGCCAGAACCAATGAGTGCGATCTTGTTACGCGCCATTTCGCTGTTTCCTTTGCGATCAAATTCGTCGAGCAGCGCGCAGCAAGGCACCGCCCAATGACGCAATCGCATAGACCCAAAGCCAAAAAATGGCAAACCATTAATTTTGATGCAGCGTTTTCAATCGTTTAGATACAAAAATTCTTACGTAAACGTAAGATATTCTGTCACCGAGTTGTTACTCTGCGGCGCGTTTTTCATGGTGCAGCGCAAGATATTCGGCACTGCGCATCTCGAACAGGCGCGATGCCGTGCGGTCGAATTCGAAGCCCTCGGTGCCCCGGCGCTGCACCAGCAGTTCCTCCGGCATGGCGGCTGCGGAAATGTAGAGCCGCACGGCATGATCGTAGAACGTATCGACCAGAATGATGAGCCGTTTGATCTGGTTCCGCTTTTCCGGCCCGAGCAAGGGAATGTGATCGACGAAGACAATATCGAAACGCCGGGCGATGGCCAGGAAGTCGGCCGCCCCGAGCGGCTTGTCGCAAAGATCGGCGAAAGAGAACCGCGCCATGCGGTCGACGGCGAGCGGCACATGGATGTGGCGGCCCTTCATCGGAATATCCAGCGGCTGCGCCTTGCGCCCATGCAGCGCCTGCGTCCACGACGCATCCATCGCCATGTCGTTGTGCTCGCTGATCGGCACCAGATAGACCGGCTGGCTGTTCAGCTTCTCCATCCGGTAATCGGTCGGCGAATCCAGGGTGACGACATCGACATGCTGCTTGAGCAGGGCAACGAAGGGCAGGAAGAGGCCGCGATTGAGACCATCCGTGTAGAGATTGTCGGGTTCGACGTTCGAAGTCGCGACCAGCACGCACCCGCGCGCGAAAAGCTCGGAGAACAGCCGCGACAGGATCATCGCATCGGCGATGTCGGTGACGGTGAATTCGTCGAAGCAAAGCAGTTCCGCTTCCTCGTAAAGCGCTGCGGCGACCGGCGGCATCGGATCGGCCTGCTTGGTTTCGCCGTTCTTGAGCTTCAGCCGGTGGGCGGCGATGCGGTTGTGCACATCCGCCATGAATTCGTGGAAATGCGCCCGGCGTTTCTTCCGGCACGGCGCCATCGAGAAGAACATGTCCATCAGCATGGTCTTGCCGCGGCCGACGCTACCATGGATGTAAAGCCCCTTGGTGCCGTCGGCGGATTTTTTCTTGGCGGCGAACAGCCAGCCCAGCGCACTCGATTTTGCCGCCGGCCGCCGCTGCTTCAGTCCGGCAAGCACCCGGTCGAGGCTCTTTGCCACGTCCATCTGGGCGGAATCGACCTGAAGCGCACCCGATGCGGTCAGCGCTTTAAGCTGTTCGCAGACGCTGAGCGCATAATCCGGCATTGGTTGCATGAGGGCATGTCCGCCTGTCAGTCAGCGGCGGAGACCCGCCGGATCGTTTACCGCGCCGGTTTCTTTACCGGCTGAGGCTGATCTGCTGGCCTGTGCTCGTCTGTCCGTCGAAGCGGTTGTCGGCCGTCTTGTAGACACTGCCGAGCTGGTTGCCCGAGCGATCCTTGAGCAGCACCTGCTTGCCGGAGACCTCCCAGGAACCCATCGCCGTCAGCTCGCCGACGCAGCCGCGGGTACCGCCGCGTGAACCGCTGCCGAGATTGGTCAGCGTCAGGAACATGTCGCAGCTGCCGTTGACACGCCAGCTTCCGACCATCGATTCCTTGGTGACGTCAAGCGCATTCGCCGCCATTGCGCCGGTCTGAGCACCCGGCAGCGATGCCGGCGTCGCCGTCGGTGCCGCCGGAAACTGCGAATTGTTGACCGGCGGCAGCTGCCCGCCCTGCACCGAGGGCACCGGCTGCGCCGTCAACGGCGCCGG of Rhizobium sp. BT04 contains these proteins:
- the zapE gene encoding cell division protein ZapE, with the protein product MQPMPDYALSVCEQLKALTASGALQVDSAQMDVAKSLDRVLAGLKQRRPAAKSSALGWLFAAKKKSADGTKGLYIHGSVGRGKTMLMDMFFSMAPCRKKRRAHFHEFMADVHNRIAAHRLKLKNGETKQADPMPPVAAALYEEAELLCFDEFTVTDIADAMILSRLFSELFARGCVLVATSNVEPDNLYTDGLNRGLFLPFVALLKQHVDVVTLDSPTDYRMEKLNSQPVYLVPISEHNDMAMDASWTQALHGRKAQPLDIPMKGRHIHVPLAVDRMARFSFADLCDKPLGAADFLAIARRFDIVFVDHIPLLGPEKRNQIKRLIILVDTFYDHAVRLYISAAAMPEELLVQRRGTEGFEFDRTASRLFEMRSAEYLALHHEKRAAE
- a CDS encoding protease inhibitor Inh/omp19 family protein; translation: MQLRYAMTGLVVALALAGCQRTAYDYSSSPNAGPAPLTAQPVPSVQGGQLPPVNNSQFPAAPTATPASLPGAQTGAMAANALDVTKESMVGSWRVNGSCDMFLTLTNLGSGSRGGTRGCVGELTAMGSWEVSGKQVLLKDRSGNQLGSVYKTADNRFDGQTSTGQQISLSR